A genomic stretch from Carassius auratus strain Wakin chromosome 35, ASM336829v1, whole genome shotgun sequence includes:
- the LOC113054585 gene encoding uncharacterized protein LOC113054585 isoform X1 produces the protein MSSYWAKRRRILKGVERDKQEIAAANDALLAVIPDFDQVNPPVNEHQHGMASTSYWPPYNLRKKDKGNNLAIRCTPPHSTWEKHHFKFMKGAECWQEAMRYLVRFQTGSSVETTDDDKKRKRKRISNSKYRPQASSDEEESSLPDAPAVLSFGQPLLSFENIVPGNKVSVLPDAPEVASIPENQENVVPSVDFRGEPGFSPEIQTPLHRAKSLSTRHLTGYSPQQFLDERCRARQVLSFTPPAANLPWQHMGENAGGESHRSVIGPWTPLASRVQHEVFSYEDFQRLQNEKQAVMEENQALREENQALREENQALRESTARAASDDSGSLQEQVKQVGTMLKTFARTGQSGADQTLMLRRLGEFGDVVRSMDNKMDTMLQHFSANVSVGELSLPGDLLLPLDTQEDLALLDNSLRQDKELQERFLRFLAIKCGRDLKTTVWRMLQSIFSNHLSINTTWTGVGDKACFRDMFLKTIVQRAIRKNPATQDATDEAIQVNVTRYLKGASDREGGKRRRTAERDPQPTP, from the exons ATGTCTAGTTACTGGGCCAAAAGGAGACGAATATTGAAAGGAGTTGAGAGGGACAAACAGGAAATTGCAGCTGCAAACGATGCTCTACTTGCTGTTATTCCTGACTTTGACCAAGTAAATCCTCCTGTAAATGAACATCAACATGGAATGGCTTCAACAAGCTATTGGCCCCCATATAACCTCCGCAAAAAAGACAAAGGCAACAATTTAGCCATCCGCTGCACGCCTCCACACAGCACCTGGGAGAAACATCATTTTAAGTTTATGAAGGGAGCAG AATGTTGGCAAGAGGCGATGAGATATTTGGTGCGCTTCCAAACAGGTTCTAGCGTTGAAACGACGGACGATgacaagaagagaaagagaaagagaatctCAAATTCCAAGTACAGACCCCAGGCCTCTTCTGATGAAGAGGAGTCTAGTCTTCCAGATGCACCAGCAGTGCTGTCGTTTGGACAACCTCTTTTGAGCTTTGAAAACATTGTTCCTGGTAACAAGGTTTCAGTGCTGCCTGATGCTCCAGAAGTTGCATCGATTCCAGAAAACCAGGAAAATGTTGTGCCATCTGTAGACTTCAGAGGTG AACCAGGTTTCTCCCCAGAAATTCAGACTCCACTTCACAGAGCCAAGAGTTTGAGTACAA gACACTTGACTGGTTACTCGCCGCAGCAGTTTCTGGATGAAAGGTGTCGAG CTCGTCAAGTACTAAGCTTTACACCCCCAGCAGCAAATTTACCCTGGCAGCATATGGGTGAAAACGCTGGAG GAGAAAGTCATCGCTCTGTAATTGGCCCTTGGACTCCCCTGGCATCTCGTGTACAGCATGAAGTTTTCAGCTATGAAG attTCCAGAGACTCCAGAATGAAAAACAAGCCGTGATGGAGGAGAACCAAGCCCttagggaggagaaccaagctctgagggaggagaaccaagctctGAGGGAAAGCACTGCACGAGCAG CTTCGGATGACAGCGGCTCACTTCAAGAGCAGGTGAAGCAAGTTGGGACAATGTTGAAGACGTTTGCTCGCACTGGGCAATCAG GTGCAGATCAGACCTTAATGCTGCGACGTCTTGGAGAGTTTGGCGATGTTGTGCGTAGCATGGACAACAAAATGGACACTATGCTGCAACATTTCAGTGCCAATGTGTCTGTTGGAGAGTTATCCCTGCCAGGGGATCTGTTACTCCCCCTAGACACCCAGGAAGATTTGGCGTTGCTTGACAACAGTTTGAGGCAGGATAAAGAGCTCCAGGAACGATTT cTTCGGTTTTTGGCAATCAAATGTGGGAGGGACCTAAAGACAACCGTCTGGCGGatgcttcaaagtatcttctctaATCACCTTTCCATCAATACAACCTGGACTGGAGTTggggataaagcatgttttagagACATGTTCCTGAAGACCATTGTTCAAA GAGCCATCCGGAAGAACCCGGCAACACAGGATGCCACTGATGAAGCCATCCAGGTTAACGTTACGCGTTACCTGAAAGGAGCATCTGACCGTGAAGGCGGAAAAAGGCGCCGCACAGCTGAGAGGGACCCACAGCCGACCCCTTAA
- the LOC113054586 gene encoding alpha-2B adrenergic receptor-like — MTTMPPSDVTFCNSSPTYSSEATAAFATVMTLIMLFTIFGNILVIIAVLKCRSLRGPQNLFLVSLAAADILVATLIIPFSLANELMGCWYFEAFWCDIILALDVFFCTSSIIHLCAISLDRYLSISRPVKYASQRTPYKIKWAIFVVWLISAAISFPPLVSMNKTKQSEYGPEPQCKLNEHRWYILYSSIGSFFAPCLIMILVYIRIYQIAKRHSRCPPGEPRKDCAGCDSLGRELQNGKNQRGDIPENVPNVPSAAASRSDSINQFQPPGESGQKMSHSRRCKDNEDSSSSGSDVGVVGGHHSNRTASNMRALEPGYQTSSPTQTYHNFIATSKGSQLASSIMKPTGTLNARRKTLIVREKRFTFVLAVVIGVFVVCWFPFFFSYSLQAICPKACELPKPLFKFFFWIGYCNSALNPLIYTIFNRDFRKAFKKILCKKYNDCSF, encoded by the coding sequence ATGACTACGATGCCGCCTTCAGATGTAACCTTTTGTAATTCCAGTCCTACTTATTCCTCTGAAGCCACGGCTGCGTTTGCCACCGTGATGACACTCATCATGCTCTTCACCATCTTTGGGAACATCCTGGTGATCATTGCTGTCCTGAAATGCCGCTCTTTGCGTGGACCTCAGAACCTGTTTCTGGTGTCCCTGGCTGCGGCGGACATCCTGGTGGCCACATTGATCATCCCTTTCTCCTTGGCCAATGAGCTGATGGGCTGCTGGTACTTCGAGGCCTTTTGGTGTGACATCATCTTAGCTCTGGATGTGTTCTTCTGCACATCTTCCATCATACACCTGTGCGCCATCAGCCTGGACCGCTACCTGTCCATCTCCCGGCCGGTGAAGTATGCATCCCAACGCACCCCTTACAAGATCAAGTGGGCCATATTTGTGGTGTGGCTCATCTCTGCAGCCATCTCTTTCCCCCCGCTGGTCTCCATGAACAAGACCAAGCAGTCAGAGTATGGGCCCGAGCCGCAGTGTAAACTCAATGAGCACCGCTGGTACATCCTGTACTCCTCCATCGGGTCATTCTTCGCCCCGTGCCTCATAATGATCCTGGTGTACATTCGTATCTATCAGATTGCCAAGAGGCACAGTAGATGTCCTCCAGGAGAGCCAAGGAAAGACTGCGCAGGCTGCGATTCTCTGGGACGGGAGCTGCAGAATGGGAAAAACCAAAGAGGAGATATCCCTGAAAATGTCCCGAATGTTCCCAGTGCGGCTGCTTCCAGATCTGACAGCATAAACCAGTTTCAACCACCAGGAGAGAGCGGGCAAAAGATGTCTCACTCAAGGAGGTGCAAGGACAACGAGGACAGTTCGAGCTCTGGCTCTGATGTTGGGGTAGTTGGGGGACATCATTCTAACAGGACAGCCTCTAACATGAGGGCACTGGAGCCTGGCTACCAGACATCCTCTCCAACCCAAACATACCACAACTTCATCGCAACATCAAAGGGCAGCCAGCTGGCCTCTTCCATCATGAAACCAACAGGAACACTGAACGCCAGGAGGAAAACCCTGATCGTCCGTGAGAAGCGTTTCACATTCGTCCTTGCGGTCGTTATTGGGGTTTTTGTCGTCTGCTGGTTCCCGTTCTTCTTTAGCTATAGCTTGCAGGCCATCTGTCCAAAGGCTTGTGAACTGCCAAAGCCGCTTTTTAAGTTCTTCTTCTGGATTGGCTACTGCAACAGTGCCCTGAACCCACTCATCTACACCATCTTTAACAGGGACTTTCGTAAAGCCTTCAAAAAGATTCTGTGTAAAAAGTATAATGACTGTTCTTTTTGA
- the LOC113054585 gene encoding uncharacterized protein LOC113054585 isoform X2 — MSSYWAKRRRILKGVERDKQEIAAANDALLAVIPDFDQVNPPVNEHQHGMASTSYWPPYNLRKKDKGNNLAIRCTPPHSTWEKHHFKFMKGAECWQEAMRYLVRFQTGSSVETTDDDKKRKRKRISNSKYRPQASSDEEESSLPDAPAVLSFGQPLLSFENIVPGNKVSVLPDAPEVASIPENQENVVPSVDFRGEPGFSPEIQTPLHRAKSLSTRHLTGYSPQQFLDERCRARQVLSFTPPAANLPWQHMGENAGDFQRLQNEKQAVMEENQALREENQALREENQALRESTARAASDDSGSLQEQVKQVGTMLKTFARTGQSGADQTLMLRRLGEFGDVVRSMDNKMDTMLQHFSANVSVGELSLPGDLLLPLDTQEDLALLDNSLRQDKELQERFLRFLAIKCGRDLKTTVWRMLQSIFSNHLSINTTWTGVGDKACFRDMFLKTIVQRAIRKNPATQDATDEAIQVNVTRYLKGASDREGGKRRRTAERDPQPTP; from the exons ATGTCTAGTTACTGGGCCAAAAGGAGACGAATATTGAAAGGAGTTGAGAGGGACAAACAGGAAATTGCAGCTGCAAACGATGCTCTACTTGCTGTTATTCCTGACTTTGACCAAGTAAATCCTCCTGTAAATGAACATCAACATGGAATGGCTTCAACAAGCTATTGGCCCCCATATAACCTCCGCAAAAAAGACAAAGGCAACAATTTAGCCATCCGCTGCACGCCTCCACACAGCACCTGGGAGAAACATCATTTTAAGTTTATGAAGGGAGCAG AATGTTGGCAAGAGGCGATGAGATATTTGGTGCGCTTCCAAACAGGTTCTAGCGTTGAAACGACGGACGATgacaagaagagaaagagaaagagaatctCAAATTCCAAGTACAGACCCCAGGCCTCTTCTGATGAAGAGGAGTCTAGTCTTCCAGATGCACCAGCAGTGCTGTCGTTTGGACAACCTCTTTTGAGCTTTGAAAACATTGTTCCTGGTAACAAGGTTTCAGTGCTGCCTGATGCTCCAGAAGTTGCATCGATTCCAGAAAACCAGGAAAATGTTGTGCCATCTGTAGACTTCAGAGGTG AACCAGGTTTCTCCCCAGAAATTCAGACTCCACTTCACAGAGCCAAGAGTTTGAGTACAA gACACTTGACTGGTTACTCGCCGCAGCAGTTTCTGGATGAAAGGTGTCGAG CTCGTCAAGTACTAAGCTTTACACCCCCAGCAGCAAATTTACCCTGGCAGCATATGGGTGAAAACGCTGGAG attTCCAGAGACTCCAGAATGAAAAACAAGCCGTGATGGAGGAGAACCAAGCCCttagggaggagaaccaagctctgagggaggagaaccaagctctGAGGGAAAGCACTGCACGAGCAG CTTCGGATGACAGCGGCTCACTTCAAGAGCAGGTGAAGCAAGTTGGGACAATGTTGAAGACGTTTGCTCGCACTGGGCAATCAG GTGCAGATCAGACCTTAATGCTGCGACGTCTTGGAGAGTTTGGCGATGTTGTGCGTAGCATGGACAACAAAATGGACACTATGCTGCAACATTTCAGTGCCAATGTGTCTGTTGGAGAGTTATCCCTGCCAGGGGATCTGTTACTCCCCCTAGACACCCAGGAAGATTTGGCGTTGCTTGACAACAGTTTGAGGCAGGATAAAGAGCTCCAGGAACGATTT cTTCGGTTTTTGGCAATCAAATGTGGGAGGGACCTAAAGACAACCGTCTGGCGGatgcttcaaagtatcttctctaATCACCTTTCCATCAATACAACCTGGACTGGAGTTggggataaagcatgttttagagACATGTTCCTGAAGACCATTGTTCAAA GAGCCATCCGGAAGAACCCGGCAACACAGGATGCCACTGATGAAGCCATCCAGGTTAACGTTACGCGTTACCTGAAAGGAGCATCTGACCGTGAAGGCGGAAAAAGGCGCCGCACAGCTGAGAGGGACCCACAGCCGACCCCTTAA
- the LOC113054585 gene encoding uncharacterized protein LOC113054585 isoform X3, which produces MSSYWAKRRRILKGVERDKQEIAAANDALLAVIPDFDQVNPPVNEHSTWEKHHFKFMKGAECWQEAMRYLVRFQTGSSVETTDDDKKRKRKRISNSKYRPQASSDEEESSLPDAPAVLSFGQPLLSFENIVPGNKVSVLPDAPEVASIPENQENVVPSVDFRGEPGFSPEIQTPLHRAKSLSTRHLTGYSPQQFLDERCRARQVLSFTPPAANLPWQHMGENAGGESHRSVIGPWTPLASRVQHEVFSYEDFQRLQNEKQAVMEENQALREENQALREENQALRESTARAASDDSGSLQEQVKQVGTMLKTFARTGQSGADQTLMLRRLGEFGDVVRSMDNKMDTMLQHFSANVSVGELSLPGDLLLPLDTQEDLALLDNSLRQDKELQERFLRFLAIKCGRDLKTTVWRMLQSIFSNHLSINTTWTGVGDKACFRDMFLKTIVQRAIRKNPATQDATDEAIQVNVTRYLKGASDREGGKRRRTAERDPQPTP; this is translated from the exons ATGTCTAGTTACTGGGCCAAAAGGAGACGAATATTGAAAGGAGTTGAGAGGGACAAACAGGAAATTGCAGCTGCAAACGATGCTCTACTTGCTGTTATTCCTGACTTTGACCAAGTAAATCCTCCTGTAAATGAAC ACAGCACCTGGGAGAAACATCATTTTAAGTTTATGAAGGGAGCAG AATGTTGGCAAGAGGCGATGAGATATTTGGTGCGCTTCCAAACAGGTTCTAGCGTTGAAACGACGGACGATgacaagaagagaaagagaaagagaatctCAAATTCCAAGTACAGACCCCAGGCCTCTTCTGATGAAGAGGAGTCTAGTCTTCCAGATGCACCAGCAGTGCTGTCGTTTGGACAACCTCTTTTGAGCTTTGAAAACATTGTTCCTGGTAACAAGGTTTCAGTGCTGCCTGATGCTCCAGAAGTTGCATCGATTCCAGAAAACCAGGAAAATGTTGTGCCATCTGTAGACTTCAGAGGTG AACCAGGTTTCTCCCCAGAAATTCAGACTCCACTTCACAGAGCCAAGAGTTTGAGTACAA gACACTTGACTGGTTACTCGCCGCAGCAGTTTCTGGATGAAAGGTGTCGAG CTCGTCAAGTACTAAGCTTTACACCCCCAGCAGCAAATTTACCCTGGCAGCATATGGGTGAAAACGCTGGAG GAGAAAGTCATCGCTCTGTAATTGGCCCTTGGACTCCCCTGGCATCTCGTGTACAGCATGAAGTTTTCAGCTATGAAG attTCCAGAGACTCCAGAATGAAAAACAAGCCGTGATGGAGGAGAACCAAGCCCttagggaggagaaccaagctctgagggaggagaaccaagctctGAGGGAAAGCACTGCACGAGCAG CTTCGGATGACAGCGGCTCACTTCAAGAGCAGGTGAAGCAAGTTGGGACAATGTTGAAGACGTTTGCTCGCACTGGGCAATCAG GTGCAGATCAGACCTTAATGCTGCGACGTCTTGGAGAGTTTGGCGATGTTGTGCGTAGCATGGACAACAAAATGGACACTATGCTGCAACATTTCAGTGCCAATGTGTCTGTTGGAGAGTTATCCCTGCCAGGGGATCTGTTACTCCCCCTAGACACCCAGGAAGATTTGGCGTTGCTTGACAACAGTTTGAGGCAGGATAAAGAGCTCCAGGAACGATTT cTTCGGTTTTTGGCAATCAAATGTGGGAGGGACCTAAAGACAACCGTCTGGCGGatgcttcaaagtatcttctctaATCACCTTTCCATCAATACAACCTGGACTGGAGTTggggataaagcatgttttagagACATGTTCCTGAAGACCATTGTTCAAA GAGCCATCCGGAAGAACCCGGCAACACAGGATGCCACTGATGAAGCCATCCAGGTTAACGTTACGCGTTACCTGAAAGGAGCATCTGACCGTGAAGGCGGAAAAAGGCGCCGCACAGCTGAGAGGGACCCACAGCCGACCCCTTAA
- the LOC113054585 gene encoding uncharacterized protein LOC113054585 isoform X4 produces the protein MSSYWAKRRRILKGVERDKQEIAAANDALLAVECWQEAMRYLVRFQTGSSVETTDDDKKRKRKRISNSKYRPQASSDEEESSLPDAPAVLSFGQPLLSFENIVPGNKVSVLPDAPEVASIPENQENVVPSVDFRGEPGFSPEIQTPLHRAKSLSTRHLTGYSPQQFLDERCRARQVLSFTPPAANLPWQHMGENAGGESHRSVIGPWTPLASRVQHEVFSYEDFQRLQNEKQAVMEENQALREENQALREENQALRESTARAASDDSGSLQEQVKQVGTMLKTFARTGQSGADQTLMLRRLGEFGDVVRSMDNKMDTMLQHFSANVSVGELSLPGDLLLPLDTQEDLALLDNSLRQDKELQERFLRFLAIKCGRDLKTTVWRMLQSIFSNHLSINTTWTGVGDKACFRDMFLKTIVQRAIRKNPATQDATDEAIQVNVTRYLKGASDREGGKRRRTAERDPQPTP, from the exons ATGTCTAGTTACTGGGCCAAAAGGAGACGAATATTGAAAGGAGTTGAGAGGGACAAACAGGAAATTGCAGCTGCAAACGATGCTCTACTTGCTG TAGAATGTTGGCAAGAGGCGATGAGATATTTGGTGCGCTTCCAAACAGGTTCTAGCGTTGAAACGACGGACGATgacaagaagagaaagagaaagagaatctCAAATTCCAAGTACAGACCCCAGGCCTCTTCTGATGAAGAGGAGTCTAGTCTTCCAGATGCACCAGCAGTGCTGTCGTTTGGACAACCTCTTTTGAGCTTTGAAAACATTGTTCCTGGTAACAAGGTTTCAGTGCTGCCTGATGCTCCAGAAGTTGCATCGATTCCAGAAAACCAGGAAAATGTTGTGCCATCTGTAGACTTCAGAGGTG AACCAGGTTTCTCCCCAGAAATTCAGACTCCACTTCACAGAGCCAAGAGTTTGAGTACAA gACACTTGACTGGTTACTCGCCGCAGCAGTTTCTGGATGAAAGGTGTCGAG CTCGTCAAGTACTAAGCTTTACACCCCCAGCAGCAAATTTACCCTGGCAGCATATGGGTGAAAACGCTGGAG GAGAAAGTCATCGCTCTGTAATTGGCCCTTGGACTCCCCTGGCATCTCGTGTACAGCATGAAGTTTTCAGCTATGAAG attTCCAGAGACTCCAGAATGAAAAACAAGCCGTGATGGAGGAGAACCAAGCCCttagggaggagaaccaagctctgagggaggagaaccaagctctGAGGGAAAGCACTGCACGAGCAG CTTCGGATGACAGCGGCTCACTTCAAGAGCAGGTGAAGCAAGTTGGGACAATGTTGAAGACGTTTGCTCGCACTGGGCAATCAG GTGCAGATCAGACCTTAATGCTGCGACGTCTTGGAGAGTTTGGCGATGTTGTGCGTAGCATGGACAACAAAATGGACACTATGCTGCAACATTTCAGTGCCAATGTGTCTGTTGGAGAGTTATCCCTGCCAGGGGATCTGTTACTCCCCCTAGACACCCAGGAAGATTTGGCGTTGCTTGACAACAGTTTGAGGCAGGATAAAGAGCTCCAGGAACGATTT cTTCGGTTTTTGGCAATCAAATGTGGGAGGGACCTAAAGACAACCGTCTGGCGGatgcttcaaagtatcttctctaATCACCTTTCCATCAATACAACCTGGACTGGAGTTggggataaagcatgttttagagACATGTTCCTGAAGACCATTGTTCAAA GAGCCATCCGGAAGAACCCGGCAACACAGGATGCCACTGATGAAGCCATCCAGGTTAACGTTACGCGTTACCTGAAAGGAGCATCTGACCGTGAAGGCGGAAAAAGGCGCCGCACAGCTGAGAGGGACCCACAGCCGACCCCTTAA